The Curtobacterium herbarum genome contains the following window.
GGGAGTTCACGCCGCCCGGGATGCTGTTCTTCGCACGGCCGAACAGCTGGTCGTTCGTGGTCGTCGTCGGGGTCATTCGGGTGCCTTCCCGGTCGTGGCGATGCCGGCGACGTCCGCGGTGCTGCCGGAGGTGCGCAGGCCCGCTTCGTCGTTCAGCTTGCGGGCGATGTCGACCGCGAAGTAGGTGAGGATCGCGTCCGCACCGGCGCGCTTGATGCCGACGAGGGCCTCCATCGCGCTCGCGTCCCGGTCGATCCAGCCGTTCTGGGCAGCAGCGGTGATCATCGCGTACTCGCCGGAGATCTGGTACGCCCAGACCGGCACGGGGGACGTGTCCGCGGTGCGGGCGAGGACGTCGAGGTAGCTCATGGCGGGCTTCACCATGACGATGTCGGCGCCCTCCTCGATGTCCTGCTCGACCTCGCGGAGCCCCTCGCGCCCGTTGCCGGAGTCGAGCTGGTACGTGCGGCGGTCGCCCTGCAGGGTGGAGGCCACGGCCTCCCGGAACGGCCCGTAGAAGGCGGAGGCGTACTTCGCCGCGTAGGCGAGGAGCGCCGTGCCGGAGTGACCCGCGGTGTCGAGGGCGTCGCGTGCGGCGGCGATCTGGCCGTCCATCATCCCGCTCATGCAGACGAGCTCGGCACCGGCGTCGGCCTGCGCGACCGCCATGTCCCGGTACCGGAGGAGCGTGGCGTCGTTGTCGACCGAGCCGTCGGTCGCGAGTACCCCGCAGTGGCCGTGGTCGGTGAACTCGTCGAGGCACAGGTCGGACTGCACGACGAGTGCGTCCCCGACCTCTTCCTTCGCCACCCGGATCGCGACGTTGAGGATGCCGTCCGGGTCGGTCGCGCCGGACCCGACGGCGTCCTTGTGCTCGGGCACCCCGAACAGGTTCACACCCCCGATGCCGACGGACGCGGCCTGGTTGAGGGCACGGCGGAACGAGTCGAGGGAGTGCTGCTGGACCCCGGGCATGCTCGTGATGTCGACGGCGTCGGTGGCGCCTTCGCGGATGAACATCGGCAGCACGAGCTCGGCGGGGTGGAGCCGGGTCTCGGCGACGAGTCGACGCATCGCGGGGGTGGCCCGGAGACGTCGGGGGCGGACCTGGGGGAAGCGTCCAGTCACGAGTGACCTTCCTGTTCGGGGTGTGGGGCGAGGGACTCGACGACGGCGTCGAGGAGGGCTTCGGCGGACCGCTCGGCCGCGACGACGTGCACGGGCAGTCCGGCGGCGCGGGTCTCGGTGGCGGTGCCGGGGCCGATGCAGGCGATCCGGGTCCGCGGGGCCAGGGGGGTGAGTCGGCGGGCGACTTCGCGAGCGACGCTGCCGCTCGTCACGAGGACGACGTCCGGCGCCGGGTCGAGGGTGAGCGGCTCGTCGCCGGTCCCCACGGTACGGTACGCGACGACGTCGACGACCGGGATGTCCCGCTCCCGCAGGCCGTCCGCCAGGGTCGGTGCGGCGAGGTCCGAGCGTGGGTGCACCACGAGTCCGACGGTGTCGGGCAGGGCCGCCACCAGTCCGGCGGCCGAGGCGTCGTCCGGCACCAGGTCGACGGGCCAGCCGGCCGCGCGGGCCGCCCGTGCGGTCGCGGTGCCGACGGCGGCGACGCGGACGCCGGACGGGAGGCCCGCCATGCGTCCGACGAGCACCCGCACGGTGGTCGCGCTGGTCACCACGAGCCAGGGGGCGGCGGGGCGGGCAGCGCCGGGGGCGCCGGCTCCGGCTACTGCGGCGGCTGCGCTTGCTGCTGCGGCTGCTGCTGCCAGCTCGGCGATCGCCGCGTCGAGCGCGCCGGTGTCAGCCGGCGGCTCGTCCGTGATGAGCGGCACCACCACCGGGTCGAGCCCCCGTGCCCGGGCGGACTCGGCGACCCGGTCGCCCCACGCACCACCGCGCGGCACGAGCACGACCGGGCGCCGGGTGGACCGGTCGTCGGCCGGCTCGGCAGCCGCGGTCGGTGCGCCGTCCGCCGCGCTGGTGTGCGTGGAGCTCCGGGTGTCGTCCGTGGTGCCCGCCCTACTCGGCCGGGGTCGCCAGCCCGGGGCCGGCGGTGTGCCCGGTGTCCGGTTCGTCGGTTCCGGGCCCGCTCGTGGCGGGCAGGTCGGCGAGCTCGGCAGCACCGTTCTCGAGGAGTTCGTCGGCGACCCGGCCGGCGACCGACAGCGCTTCGTCGAGACGGTCCTGCGCGGAGCCGTCGAGCATCGCCGCGTGCGAGGCCGTCCGGTACTCGGACCCGTCCGGGCTGTACACCGTCGCGGACACCAGGAGCATCTCGGCGTCGATGACCGCGGTCGCACCGATCGGGGCGGAGCAGCCGGCCTCGAGCTTCGCCAGGATCTCGCGCTCCGCCGTGACGGTGAGTCGGGTCGGAGCGTGCTCGATCTTCCGCAGGGCGGCGAGCAGGTTCCGGTCGTCCTCGTCGGCGCGGATCTCCACGGCCAGGGCACCCTGTCCGGGTGCGCTCGGCCAGAAGCCCAGGTCGAGCAGCTCGGTCGCGGCGTCGAGTCGACCGATGCGGCCGAGTCCGGCGGCGGCGAGCACGATCGCGTCGAGGTCGTCCTCGACGCGGGCGAGCCGGGTGTCGATGTTGCCGCGGATGTCGACGACGTCGAGGTCCGGTCGGTCGGCGCGGAGCTGTGCGGCGCGGCGGGGCGACCCGGTGCCGACGGTCGCGCCCTCGGGCAGGGTCTCGACGGTCGCACCGTTCCGCGCGACCAGGACGTCGCGGGCGTCGGCGCGCTTCGGCACCGCCCCGATCGTCAGGCCCGGGTACGGCGCGGTCGGCAGGTCCTTGAGGGAGTGCACGAGGACGTCGACCTCGTGCGCGACGAGGGCCTCACGGAGCGCCGACGCGAACACGCCGGTGCCACCGAGCGACGCCAGGGAGGCACGGTTCGTGTCGCCCTCGCTGGTCACGGTGACGAGTTCCACCGGCCGGCCGGACACCTTCGCCAGCCGGTCGGCGATGTCCTGCGACTGGGCGACCGCGAGCCGACTGGCACGGGTGCCGAGCCGGATCGCGGTCTGCGCGCCCGACGCCGTCCGGGAAGCGCGGTCCTTCGGTGCTGGGTCCTTCGGTGTGGAGCCGCCGGTCACGGGGCGACGCCGGCGGCGGCGGGCTTGAACCCCGCTCGCACGTTCTCGCAGCACCCGGGACGGCAGACGTCGTACCAGGGCCCGATGTCCGTCATGTGCGGACGCTCGGTCTTCGGCGTGCCGTTGACCCGCTCGAGCACCAGGTCCACCAGGCCGGAGACGTAGGCGGGGTCGACACCGGGCGTCTGCGTGCGCAGCGACCAGTACCCGAGCTCGCCGGCGGTCTCGGTGGCTTCCTCGTCGAGGTCCCACATGACCTCCATGTGGTCGCTCACGAAGCCGAGCGGGACGATGAGCACGGCGCGGGTCGGGCCGCCCTTGAGCTCCTCGTTCATGTAGTCGTTGATGTCCGGCTCGAGCCAGGGCTGCGTCGGGGGGCCGGAGCGGGACTGGTAGACGAGCTTCCAGCCGGGCTTCGACGTGCCCTGCAGGTGCGCGTGCTCGGGCTGCTCGAGCAGTTCCGCCCACGCCTGGTCGAGGACGACCTGACCGACGGCGAGGTGCTGTGCCTCGTACGCGCCGTGCTCGTCGAACCCGCGGAAGTCGGGGCCGGAGCGGGCGGCGTCGGTCGACGGGATCGAGTGGGTGGAGAACAGCACCTGCAGCTCGGTCGCGACGTCGAGGCCGTCGTTCTCGGCGATCGCACGGGCCATGCCGTCACGGACGCCGTCGATGAACGGCCGGACGAAGCCCGGGTGGTCGAAGAACTGGCGGATCTTGTCGATCTGGATCGTGTCGATCAGACCGGTCTCGTTCAGCACGCGGGCGTAGTCCTCGCGGTACTGACGGCAGCTGGAGAACGACGAGTACGCACTCGTGGCGATCGCGACGAGCTTGGTGTAGCCCTTGTCGGCCGCCTCGGTGAACGCCTCTTCGAGGTAGGGCGCCCAGTTGCGGTTGCCCCAGAGGACGGGCATGTCGATGCCCCGTGCGGCGAGCTCGGTCTCGAGCGCGGCCTTGAGCGCACGGTTCTGCGCGTTGATCGGGCTGATGCCGCCGAAGTGCCGGTAGTGGTGCGCGACCTCTTCGAGACGCTCGTCGGGGATGCCGCGGCCACGGGTGACGTTGCGGAGGAACGGGATGACGTCGTCCTGACCTTCGGGTCCGCCGAAGCCGGCGAGCAGGATCGCGTCGTACGCGGTCGGCTGCTCGACGTGCTCGGGTCCGGACGCGGCCGCTGCGGTGGCGGCGAGGACGGGTTGGCCGTTCGTGATCATGCTGGTGTCGGTCATGACAGCACCTCCGGGAGTTCGGCGGTCGTCACGCGACGACCCGTGTAGAAGGGCACTTCTTCGCGGACGTGCATGCGGGCCTCGGTGTAGCGGAGGTCGCGCATCAGGTCGACGAGGTCGACCAGGTCGGGGCTCTCGAGCGGCAGGATCCACTCGTAGTCGCCGAGGGCGAAGGAGGCGATGGTGTTCGTGAGCACGCGGCGGTACTTGGCGCCGGCGACACCGTGGTCGCGCAGCATCTTCGAGCGCTCGTCCTCGGGCAGCAGGTACCACTCGTAGGACCGGACGAACGGGTACACCGTGATCCAGGCCTCGGGGTCCTTGCCGCGGAGGAAGGCCGGCGTGTGCCGCTTGTTGAACTCGGCTTCGCGGTGCATGGCCATCGCGTGCCAGACCGGCTCGGCGTCCTGGAACAGCGCCGTTCGACGGATCTCGCGCAGCACCGCCTGGATCGCCTGCGCGTCGTCACCGTGCAGCCAGATCATGACGTCGGCGTCGGCGCGGAAGCCGGAGACGTCGTAGAAGCCGCGGATGGTGACACCGCGCTCGGCACCGGCGGCGACGACGGCGTCGAGTTCGGCGACGGAGTCGTCACCGCCACGGGCGACCGCGCCGACCGGACGGCGGAACACCGCCCACAGGGCGTAGGCGGTGAGCAGGTTCGGGTCGATCCCGGACGCGGGATCCGTCTCGTGCGCTGCGCTGGTGTCGACTGCCGCAGTGGTGGCTGCGGCAGCGTGGGCTGCTGGTGTGGGCACGTCAGTGCTCATGGATCGGTCGTCCTCCACGGTGGCCGCGAGCACGATCGCCAGCGGCACGGTTGCCAGGGGTGTGGGTCGCCCGTCCCCGTCGCCGAGCGGGCGTCCGGGGCGGGGTTCCACAGTGGCTCGCGGTGGCTCGCCGCCTGTGGCTCACCGTCGTCGGAGCGCCGCTACGACGATACCCCCGACCACTGCCACTCCCGCTGCGAGCCCGGCCAGGTACGGCACCGGGTTCTCGTCGACGCCGCGCTTCACCTTCGACGCCGCGATGCCGAGCTGCTTCGGGACGTTGAGCTTGTCCTCGATCGCGTCGAGCGTGTCGAAGAGCTGGGCACGGGTGGCGGCGACACGGTCGGCGATGTCGCCGTGCTCGTCCTTGGGGTCGGTCACTGGTCCTCCGGTGGAGTCGTGGGGATGTCGGGGGTCAGCGGGACGACGGGGTCAGAACCGGCCGTCGACGTCGGGCTTGCGGGAGCCGCGCTGCGTCTCGGGGGTCGGCTTCTTGCCCAGGCCCTTGACGGCGTTGACGTCGTTCTTGACGCTGGCGATCGTGCGCTTCGGCGTGATCGGCAGCCCCTTCTTCAGGCGCTTCCAGCCGACGAGACCCAGGATCCCGGCGACGATGAGCATCAGCACGCCGAGCAGCAGTGCCGCCAGCCACGCGGGCATCACGGTGGCCAGGCCCATCACCGCTGCGGTGAGGAGCACGCCGATCGCGTACAGCACGATGACGAGGGCGGCCACCAGGATGCCCGCCGCGATGCCGAAGACCTTCGCCTTGCCGATCATCTCGGCCTTGAGGAGCGAGATCTCGCCCTTCACCAGGTCCTTGACGAGGTCGGGCAGGTCCTTGACGAGGCCGAACAGCGACCGCGACTTCCGGTCGCGTATGTCGGTCATGAGATCTGCGAGCCCTTGTTGGACGACGCCTTCGAGCTCACCTTGCGGACGACCTTCTTGGTCTGCTCACCGATGAAGTCGGCGACGTCGGGCGTGCGGTCCTGCACGAAGCCCTCGACGTCGTGGACGCTCTTCTGGACGCCGTTGCTGTTCCAGACCTTGCCGCTGACGGACTTGATCTGCTCGTAGCGGGCACGTCCGGCTCGCGATCCCAGGACGTACCCGAGTGCTGCGCCGGTGATGAAAAGGAGCTTTCCTCGCATGAGCGATTCCTCCGTGGGGTCAGTGTGCTTTGGTGATGCACCGTTGCGGGGTCATGCACCGATCGGCATGTGTCCGACGGTTCCCCCAACAGTAGCCCTCGGCGCGTCAGCGGTCCGCTCAGGAATCCAGGATGCGCTCAGCCGCCCGCCGGGCAGCCGTCACGATGCCGGACAGCCCCCGTCCGGACGAGGCCTCACCGATGCCGACGACCCCCTCCGCGAGCCCGGCCGCCTCGGCGTCCGGTCCGTGCCACAGCACCCGCGCGGCGCCGACGACGTGCTCCGGTCCGACGCGCAGACCGAGCAGCGCGGACGCGTCGCCGGTGGCGCGCGTGCTCACCGGTCCGGTGGGGTCGACCGGGAGGCTCGTGGCGACCGGGTCCGCGCCCGTCGCGTCGGCAGCGCCGGTCGCCTGGCCGGCACCTGCCGGGGGCAGGGCGTAGCTGAGACGGAGGACGTGCCTCCCGGCTGCACGTTCGGCCAGCCACGGCCACTTGACACTCGCGTGCGTCAGCGCCTTCGCGGCGACGCCCGTCGCTGCGGGGTGCACGAGCATGCCGGTGCCGCGGGGGGCGGCGTCCAGCTCCGGCCGGTCGACCACCAGGGTGAGCAGCTCGATGCCGGACCGCCGGGGCGCCGCCGTCCGGGCGGGGTCGGCGACCGTGGCGACCACGTGGTCCGCCGCCAGTCGTTCGGTCCGACCGTCGGCGGAGGTGGCCTCGACCGCGGCCCGTTCGACGCGCGTCACCCGGGTGTGCAGCCGGACGTCGACGCGGTAGGTGTCGAGGTCGGCGACGAGCTCGTCGACCAGGCGGGCGATCCCGCCGCGGAGGCCCTGCACCGCGGAGCCCGCCACGGCACGCTTCCGGAGGGCGAGCACCGCACGCGCCAGCGAGCCCTCGCGCTGCAGCGCCGCACGCAGCCCGGGCGCGACCCGGTCCGGGTCCAGGTCGTCCGGGTGGGTGGAGTGCACGCCCGCGACGACCGGCACGACCAGGTCGTCGAGGACCTTCGCACCCATCCGGCTCCGGACCATCGCACCGAGCGACGTCGCCCGCGCACCGACCGGCGAGGGCAGCAGCGCGTCCATCTGCGCGCGGAGTGCCGCGGGACCGCCGACGACGGCGATGACGTCCGCGGCCATCGGGGTCCCCGGGATCCCGAGCAGTCCGGTCGAGGGGATCGGGGCGGTGCGGCCGTCGCGGGTCATCAGCCACGCACCGCGCGGATCCGGCGAGACGATGTCGTTGCCCAGGCCGAGCTCGATCGCCAGCGAGGACACGGCGTCCGTCCGGGTGGCGAAGGAGTCCGCGGCCATGTCGAGGTCGAGCCCGGCGACGGTGTGCCGACGGATCATGCCGCCGAGTTCCCCCGACGCCTCGAGCAGCACGACGTGCGCGCCGCCCTTCGCCAGGTCCCGCGCGGCGACGAGCCCGGCGACCCCGCCCCCGACCACGACGACGTCGGTCATGCGGCGGCGCTCCCGGCCTCGTCCGTCCCGTCGCCGAGCGAGTGCACGAGTTCCACGACGCGGGTCAGCACGTCCGGGTCGGTCTCCGGCGGCACCCCGTGGCCGAGGTTCACCACGTGTGCCCGGGCCACGCCACCGCGCCGGACGACCGAGCGCACGTGGGCCTCGAGGACGTCCCACGGGGCCGCGAGCATCGCCGGGTCGATGTTGCCCTGCACGGTGACGTCGGTGCCGACGCGCCGCACGGCCTCGTCGAGCGGCAGGCGCCAGTCCACGCCGACCGCGTCGACCGCGTCCGCGTGGCCGCCGACCGTCGCCATGTCGGCCAGGACCTCGCCGCTGCCGACACCGAAGTGGATGCGCGGGACGCCGAGGTCGGCGACGTGGGACAGCGCGGTCGCCGAGTGCGGTGCGACCCGCTCGACGTAGTCGGCCCGGGACAGGGAGCCGACCCACGAGTCGAACAGCTGCGCGGCCGAGGCGCCGGCGAGCACCTGGGCACGGAGGAACGCCCCCGACACGTCGGCGGCCCAGTCCAGCAGGCGCGACCAGGTCTCCGGGTCGGCGTGCATCATCGTGCGGGCACGGATGTGGTCCTTCGACGGGCCGCCCTCGACCAGGTAGGCGGCCAGGGTGAAGGGTGCGCCGGCGAACCCGATGAGGGGCGTGCTGCCCAGCTCGGCGACCGTGCGGGCGACGGCCTCGGAGATCGGTGCCAGGGCCTCCGGCTCGAGCCGGCCGAGGGCGTCGACGTCCGCCGCGGTCCGGACCGGGGAACCGAGGACCGGGCCGCGACCGGGGACGATCTCGACGTCCACGCCCGCGAGCTTGATGGGCACGACGATGTCGCTGAAGAAGATGCCGGCGTCGACCCCGTGCCGACGGACCGGCTGCAGGGTGATCTCGGACGCCAGGGCCGGGTCGAGGCACGCGTCGAGCATGGCTGTACCGACCCGCAGGTCGCGGTACTCGGGCAGCGAGCGACCCGCCTGGCGCATGAACCAGACCGGCAGCGTCTCCGGTCGGTCGCCCCGGAGTGCCCGGACGAGCCGGGAGCCCGCGGTGCGGCCGTCGGCGAGCGGATGGGTGGTCGGGAGCGCGTCGGTCACCCGCTGATTCTCCCACCGCGAACAGGGCGGATCTCCGATCTGGCACTCGGGACGGCGGGGTTACGATTGAAGACGTGCTCATCTGTCTCACGGCGTCGCATCGCAACGCCAGCTTCGACCTCCTGGAGCGTCTGAGCATCGGAGCACCCGCGGCCGCCAGCCACCTCGTCACGGACTCGGATGTCCTGGACGGTGCCGTCGTCCTCGCCACGTGCAACCGGTTCGAGGCCTACCTCGACATCGCCGGCGACGACGAGGCCGCCGTCCGCGCCACGGTCGAGGCCGTCTCGGCGGCGAGCGAGCTGCAGACG
Protein-coding sequences here:
- a CDS encoding phage holin family protein; translated protein: MTDIRDRKSRSLFGLVKDLPDLVKDLVKGEISLLKAEMIGKAKVFGIAAGILVAALVIVLYAIGVLLTAAVMGLATVMPAWLAALLLGVLMLIVAGILGLVGWKRLKKGLPITPKRTIASVKNDVNAVKGLGKKPTPETQRGSRKPDVDGRF
- a CDS encoding uroporphyrinogen-III synthase, whose protein sequence is MLVPRGGAWGDRVAESARARGLDPVVVPLITDEPPADTGALDAAIAELAAAAAAASAAAAVAGAGAPGAARPAAPWLVVTSATTVRVLVGRMAGLPSGVRVAAVGTATARAARAAGWPVDLVPDDASAAGLVAALPDTVGLVVHPRSDLAAPTLADGLRERDIPVVDVVAYRTVGTGDEPLTLDPAPDVVLVTSGSVAREVARRLTPLAPRTRIACIGPGTATETRAAGLPVHVVAAERSAEALLDAVVESLAPHPEQEGHS
- a CDS encoding protoporphyrinogen/coproporphyrinogen oxidase, whose protein sequence is MTDVVVVGGGVAGLVAARDLAKGGAHVVLLEASGELGGMIRRHTVAGLDLDMAADSFATRTDAVSSLAIELGLGNDIVSPDPRGAWLMTRDGRTAPIPSTGLLGIPGTPMAADVIAVVGGPAALRAQMDALLPSPVGARATSLGAMVRSRMGAKVLDDLVVPVVAGVHSTHPDDLDPDRVAPGLRAALQREGSLARAVLALRKRAVAGSAVQGLRGGIARLVDELVADLDTYRVDVRLHTRVTRVERAAVEATSADGRTERLAADHVVATVADPARTAAPRRSGIELLTLVVDRPELDAAPRGTGMLVHPAATGVAAKALTHASVKWPWLAERAAGRHVLRLSYALPPAGAGQATGAADATGADPVATSLPVDPTGPVSTRATGDASALLGLRVGPEHVVGAARVLWHGPDAEAAGLAEGVVGIGEASSGRGLSGIVTAARRAAERILDS
- the hemQ gene encoding hydrogen peroxide-dependent heme synthase encodes the protein MSTDVPTPAAHAAAATTAAVDTSAAHETDPASGIDPNLLTAYALWAVFRRPVGAVARGGDDSVAELDAVVAAGAERGVTIRGFYDVSGFRADADVMIWLHGDDAQAIQAVLREIRRTALFQDAEPVWHAMAMHREAEFNKRHTPAFLRGKDPEAWITVYPFVRSYEWYLLPEDERSKMLRDHGVAGAKYRRVLTNTIASFALGDYEWILPLESPDLVDLVDLMRDLRYTEARMHVREEVPFYTGRRVTTAELPEVLS
- a CDS encoding DUF3618 domain-containing protein is translated as MTDPKDEHGDIADRVAATRAQLFDTLDAIEDKLNVPKQLGIAASKVKRGVDENPVPYLAGLAAGVAVVGGIVVAALRRR
- a CDS encoding ferrochelatase — its product is MTDTSMITNGQPVLAATAAAASGPEHVEQPTAYDAILLAGFGGPEGQDDVIPFLRNVTRGRGIPDERLEEVAHHYRHFGGISPINAQNRALKAALETELAARGIDMPVLWGNRNWAPYLEEAFTEAADKGYTKLVAIATSAYSSFSSCRQYREDYARVLNETGLIDTIQIDKIRQFFDHPGFVRPFIDGVRDGMARAIAENDGLDVATELQVLFSTHSIPSTDAARSGPDFRGFDEHGAYEAQHLAVGQVVLDQAWAELLEQPEHAHLQGTSKPGWKLVYQSRSGPPTQPWLEPDINDYMNEELKGGPTRAVLIVPLGFVSDHMEVMWDLDEEATETAGELGYWSLRTQTPGVDPAYVSGLVDLVLERVNGTPKTERPHMTDIGPWYDVCRPGCCENVRAGFKPAAAGVAP
- the hemB gene encoding porphobilinogen synthase, which produces MTGRFPQVRPRRLRATPAMRRLVAETRLHPAELVLPMFIREGATDAVDITSMPGVQQHSLDSFRRALNQAASVGIGGVNLFGVPEHKDAVGSGATDPDGILNVAIRVAKEEVGDALVVQSDLCLDEFTDHGHCGVLATDGSVDNDATLLRYRDMAVAQADAGAELVCMSGMMDGQIAAARDALDTAGHSGTALLAYAAKYASAFYGPFREAVASTLQGDRRTYQLDSGNGREGLREVEQDIEEGADIVMVKPAMSYLDVLARTADTSPVPVWAYQISGEYAMITAAAQNGWIDRDASAMEALVGIKRAGADAILTYFAVDIARKLNDEAGLRTSGSTADVAGIATTGKAPE
- the hemC gene encoding hydroxymethylbilane synthase, with translation MTGGSTPKDPAPKDRASRTASGAQTAIRLGTRASRLAVAQSQDIADRLAKVSGRPVELVTVTSEGDTNRASLASLGGTGVFASALREALVAHEVDVLVHSLKDLPTAPYPGLTIGAVPKRADARDVLVARNGATVETLPEGATVGTGSPRRAAQLRADRPDLDVVDIRGNIDTRLARVEDDLDAIVLAAAGLGRIGRLDAATELLDLGFWPSAPGQGALAVEIRADEDDRNLLAALRKIEHAPTRLTVTAEREILAKLEAGCSAPIGATAVIDAEMLLVSATVYSPDGSEYRTASHAAMLDGSAQDRLDEALSVAGRVADELLENGAAELADLPATSGPGTDEPDTGHTAGPGLATPAE
- the hemE gene encoding uroporphyrinogen decarboxylase; the protein is MTDALPTTHPLADGRTAGSRLVRALRGDRPETLPVWFMRQAGRSLPEYRDLRVGTAMLDACLDPALASEITLQPVRRHGVDAGIFFSDIVVPIKLAGVDVEIVPGRGPVLGSPVRTAADVDALGRLEPEALAPISEAVARTVAELGSTPLIGFAGAPFTLAAYLVEGGPSKDHIRARTMMHADPETWSRLLDWAADVSGAFLRAQVLAGASAAQLFDSWVGSLSRADYVERVAPHSATALSHVADLGVPRIHFGVGSGEVLADMATVGGHADAVDAVGVDWRLPLDEAVRRVGTDVTVQGNIDPAMLAAPWDVLEAHVRSVVRRGGVARAHVVNLGHGVPPETDPDVLTRVVELVHSLGDGTDEAGSAAA